TTGAGAAGGtgacaaacttgacactttacgtCGTTCCATAGTCTCActtattttgtgcatcaacattattTGTAAATAGTCTCTTACAAGCAATTGAGCCCGCGTGATGCCATATGTTTTAAAACTGTGTTAAACAGGTGGAACATATTCAAATCTATTAGCATCCTTATGTTCAacaaagaattaaaaataggtGTTTATAATACATAGCAAAAGTTTTAAAActctttaattcttctttctaagTAAATTTGATAAATATGTACAATACAATCTTCGACCAATTCAAGCGtacactttttcttttcttctatcaAAATTGTCATGTAACCCAAAGTCATATGCAAAGTCAGCTAACTAAAAACATTTGTGTTCAGTTGTGTAAAAAGTAGAGTACGctttaattgaaaaaataatcatTAATACAATTAGGCAAGAAGGGAAAGATGATTCTCCTGAGGAGTTAGAAATATTTTGACTTCAACAAGAAGATATTGACAAGGTTTTACTTACGTACCTGTAAGCTCAAAGCTGCAGTATTAtctcaaaaaaaattaataaataaataaaataaaattattccaTCTTAATATTTTATTTGTGGCGTAGCTTATTATTGTCCTTATtaacaaaggaaaactaatgaaaaaagcttgaaaactttgagcttTAACGATaacgacaaaataaaaggtaaagtgaatagcaccaggattgacattttagtgtaaaattgtggttttttgttaaagtgaacagtaccaagagtttttcgttaaagttccctattaacAATTACTACTATGTCGAACTGAGTTTCCTTACAACAGGACCAATTAAAATGATAACTTATTACAATGTGAAATTTATTCCTAAACCCAAACAGGGACCAAAACTTTTTATGACTACAAATAAGTTATTCGTTTATAGAGAAAGGTTTTATTGTAGCATTCACAACACTTATAGCTTTATTGAATTATTGAATCTCAAAGAATGTTTACATTATTGCAAGGAAATACAAATGCATAAGGAATTGAAATATAAatacatcaaaaaaaaaaattatccactCAAATGTTTATAATGAAATGTAGCTTTCTTTGAATTTATTCTTCTTAAGCAAATTTTTAAACCAGTGTGCTGAGAGTTTTGGGTATCTTTTCAGCCCATCTTTATAATCCACGTAGTTTAAACCAAATCGGACAGTGTATCCAGAAGTCCATTCAAAGTTGTCTAACAATGTCCATGCAAAGTATCCCTTCACTTTCGCGCCATttctgcacacacacacacacaaatgtaCAAATGGGTTTGGTCAATATAATGATTAAATAACCATAACATAAGAAGGCTAGGCAGTATATAGCCTTAATCATTTTGTTAATAACTACTTACTTCATTGCCACTTGAAGGTAACACAGGTGACGATAGTAGTAATCAATTCTACTGGTATCATGAAGGGCCTCTTCAAGTGATAGTTCTGGATTATTCAACTCTGATACACCTATGTGCATATTattacacaaaaaaaattaaatttggttTCTTCCtctaaaactaaaagaaaacgtGTAGTTTCATTTTACACCACTATAAATATGTGAAACTTTTGCAATTAATCAAGGCTTAAAAGTTTGTATTACATACCATTCTCAGTAATATAAATGAGTGGATCATTATATTTTTCCTTTGTGTAAAGCACAAGATCGTGAATTCCTTTTGGATATACATATAACCAATCCGAAGCAGCCTGCAACACCATTTGAAGATAATACATAAATGTTGGCGAAAAAAAACTACTCCTCCAAATGCAAATAGCTCAAAATGATAAATTTGATATTTACCTGTGGACCAATGAGTACTCAATTAAGCTCAGCTGCCACAATATTTACAAACATTAGAATACAATTGGTGTAAATATTAGAATATAATTAAAGTAAACAAGAAGTTAAACTAGGCAAAGAAGTACAAAGAACTTAAGCTATTCAAACTAAGTTTCCTTTTGCACTCACTTGTAAGATCAGCACGAGAATCTGTTACGTAGCTTGCCGGTAGTGAATTGTTCTTGGGTGCACTACTTGTGTATCTGGCAGTATAATAATTTATtccaagaaaatcaaatgatCCGTTTAGCAACTTGGATTGTTCTTTTGTGAATTTGGGCAATCGTTTCCCAACAATTGATCGCATGGTGTGTGGATAGTCACCACTTGTTAATGGGTccaaaaacctacaaaacatgaCAATTCCGGATATTAGCCtaattatgttattatatataaaGAGTACTGCTAGCTAGGTAgtatcaatgtttcaattcataagTAAACATGTAATTGGGTTGATATGTAATTTAATAAGACACTTGCCATCCAAACATAAAATCCAAAGATCGTAAGGCAGCATCTTTATCTTGCTTTGAATCCGAAGCAGGCTCAAACCAGTCTGACATCAATGTTATCCCTATCAAGCCTTTTTGAGTTGCTTACACAAAaatatgaattttggttgaacaaATAGGAGTTGTGGAAAAAGATACAACCTTTAGATTATCTCACTACCGAGAGTATTCCCTCTTGTATTACAACTCAATAATAATGATTCATATAGAATTCTCAATTAGGAGCCAATAATCtgaccccaaaaaaaaagaacaaaagttaTAGAACCTGATATCTATTCTTGTACAATTCTACAGCTGCTCCATCAGCAAGAATAAGGTGGTGTGCCACCAAGTATGGTTCAATGGCTGAATCTCCACCGGTGCAGTTTAGGTTTTGCCAAGAAGAGCAGCGTCCCGGTACTTGAGTACCAACAGCATAACCCATGTAACTAAAAGTATATGGCTCATTTTCCGTGAACAAGTGCTTGACTCGATCACCAAATTCCTTATAACATAGTCTTTAAAATGATCGCTGTAGATACACATTTATGTTACGAATATCAGTATGTATTTTATCAAATTATCACTGAGAGAATAAATTGTGTTCACTTACACAATACGAGGGCTTAAGAAACCACCATATTCATCTTCTAAAGCTTGGGGAACATCCCCATGAAAGAGTGTCACAAATGGCTTTAATCCTATATATACATGATCagtaaaatcaaattaaaagccTGATTGAATGATGTTCTAAAAATTCATGTAATAATTGTTTAAGGTAGGATGATTAACCATTGCGTAGGAGTTCATCGATGAGATTGTTGTAATAATCAATTCCTTTTATGTTAACGCCACCACTTAACGTTCCATCTAATTCGaacaaaaataacaagaaaaataagGGTTATACAGTAGATAACTCGATCACATTAATTTAGTTAAAAGTATATAAAGAGAATAATTTTCTCGTAGGACAAATAATTCTTATGCACAATATATATTGACATTGGTCCCAACCAAATATGAGGATGTGGAGCAACTTACTTGGTAATAATCTGGACCATGAAATAGAGAATCGGTAAGCATCCAACTCCATATCCTTCATAATCCCCACATCTTCCTAGAATGACAAAAGGATATATATCATAataagaaaaaagtttaaaattaaatattgagGATCTCATTATATTGTGCTTTTTATAAAGGCTCCAATTTAATATGTTAACATGTGCCCTTCAAGTATAAACGGTCAAGAGAACAAAGTGATGAGATTCTAGACCTTATAGCGGTGATATTGATCAATAGCAACGTCTCCGTTACTACCATCGGCGATTTTTTCTGCACGTATTCAAAAACATAATGGTGAAATCCATATCATATGCAAAGTACTTTATGTGCATGCGTATTGAtgaagtatatacatatattgtaCATATCATATGACCACGTACTATTTGTCTCCCAACAAATTGCATGGTTATCAGAGGGGTTGGAGTTTTTTAGGTATACTTGTCCTCATCAAGAAAAGAATGAGGTGCTAATTATACTCCTTTGAAATGAAGTAGCTAAAGTTttcatattaccaattgattAAAACACAGACCTGGATGTTTGTGGGTGTAGGTATCCCATATGCATGGTCCTCTTCCATCTTTTTTTACTGCACCTTCATACCGAAATATACATACATGCATATTCGTAAGTGTACTACCACACACGCAAGGAAGATGTCAACATTATAATTCATGCATGGATGCTAACTGCATGTATAAAATATACCAATAAAATGGTAAATAATCCcagaagatatatatatataatacatatatatattgacctgGTAAGATGCAGAACCTGTGCCAAATATGAACCCTGTTTCAAAACTGTTGCGATTGAGAAATTCGCAATGAACAGGTGGATCCGTATTAGCAGCTTTGCTATTTGTCAATGCAAAGCCAATGAGTAGCAGCACACCAAAGAGCAAAGATCTTGAAGATTTCATTGCCATAACTTGGGAATTTTGATATCGATCGAGATAATTAAGTTGTCCCTTCCTGGAATATTGCATGGGGTTTATATAGAGGAAGGGAAGAAGGGATATGGTGTCTACGTACTTGCTCATGAGAATagtaaaaaaggtcgtacccagtgcacaaggctcccgctttacgtagggtctgggagaggtgaatgtcggctagccttacccccatttatgaggaggctgctcccaagtctcgaacccgagacctaccgctcatgggcgaaggcacttgtcaTCGCACCAAATGTGACCTCTTGCTCATGAGAATAGTAAAGGGTTAAAATTCGAATTGAATTTTGAAGTCCTAGTTTAAAGACCAGGTCATGGTCTGCAGTTTAAAAGAAAGCACGTTTCatgggaaagggatcctctctggttcccttccaccaaattcaCCAATCAGaacccttaaaatttgatccaacggttaaagttattataacttttaaagggggCCCTGTTTTtagtcgtttgatcaaatttcaagagtccGGATTGGTGGaattggtggaagggatccggagagaatcCCTTTCCCGTTTCATGAAACCAAAAGTTGCGTATGTACGTAAAAGAATGGATAATCCTTGCATTCCACCAACGAGGAATGCACATGTTCTACAAATTTTACATTGGGATGGTTCAGTTTCTTAATATTTATTTGAAGATCATctaaacaaaaagaattaaTCGAATTtaagatcgtttagtcatctAAATATATGAATCATATTCACGGTGTAGACACCAAGTAAAAGATTTATAATGAACTATTCATTATATTGATACATTTAGATGACTAAACAGTCTTCAATTTGAACAGTGTTTTGTCTATATGATATCCAAATTGAGATTCAGAATAGGTAGGACTTGTGATTATGTGAAAAGTAAGATAAAGTAGACAACTCTTCGATCGATCTCATCTTAATCTGAAATGATCAAATACCCTTGAGTTTTCCAACAAGAGAAAAATATTATCTGCGTTCGGAAACAAAGAGTCATTTATCTGCATTTTTATATTATGTCTGCCAACTGTTGAAAGCTTCAATACCCAATACCCATTCTGAAGGTCGATATAAAAAAGTTGAGTATGGACGAGTTTAATAATGTACTATGAGTCAACTTGAAGCCATAACTTCTGAAGGTCAATATGGACGATCAGTGATGAGATTTTTCGTATGCGCCAGGCTCCAGCTACAGAGACTTGTTCAACCAATAGAAAATTATTTGACCCAATAAAAAAGTAGAAATTTATGACCCGAATTCTTTACGTAAGTACATAACCGATAAGGTTGAAGAATTTAATCTTTGAATTAAATCCtgatctttttcttcttgttagAGTTTTAATATTGAATGCGTCCTGTTATCAAGGGCGAACCTATTATGGCGCAAAGAGGACGGCCGCCCCTCTTCTAGCCGGAAAAGAAGCCCAGGAGTCTGATTTTCTGTGCTGCCACACCTCTGGTTCTATCGGAAATGAGGTATGGTTTGCTGAAGGAGGAGGAGCCTCCTTGTCCCAACGAAGAAGATGATGCAGAGAGActcattttctctctccctcGTGGCAAAGTAACATTTTTGTCTTCTTTGGTTGTCATCCTATGAGCTTCTGCCACCTTCAATACTATTCACTAAAGGCCTTATGAATTGggagatgatatatatatatatatatatatgccgaCAAAAAAATCGGGAGGTGTGGCGCCAGATATATTACATCAGTTACCACTTGCATGTATACATCACTTAGCCTATGCTTTTTAGCTTTGGTCTGGAAttgtgatgttttttttttaaaaaatatagcttattaaaaaatttaaaatattaaatgtgtttgacaaaacaaaaaagaaatatttttttataaaaaatctgTTTGGCAATGATTGTGAAAAAGTATAGAAAGGGAAAGTCTACCATGTTTCTAAAAGCAATGTCTTTTTTCAAAATATAGTGAGCTACTGCTTGAATTTTCATCTCATACAATCAAATTACTAAGACACTAATTAAAGCAAAAATTCTAACATTTTTATGTGTTGTATGTTAAATAAACCCAAACTCCTAatttaagtataattttttcattgtaattagacacttatttatataatatataataatttatttaaatctgCCTAGTCCGCCTCCTCACCTAAGCGCTAATGCCCAATCAGGTGTCCAACTAGCACctaactttgttgttgttgcgcTCGACGTTTCTCTTTTATTCCCTGGAAAACCAACAAAACAACGCCATTTAGgtgtttaattaaaaacaaataaattatacCTCTTCACCCGTTTTCGTCttttaaactccacaaattaGCGCACACCATGTGGTATGACTGTGACATGCAGGACGTTACTTTCAATTCATGCGTTTCGAAGAGGTAATACGAATTTATAGTCCTATGCCTTTCTAGAAATTAGTAGCAGGAAAACTATATTGCTAGCATACTCACTCAGGATTTCGGTTATTGTATGCGTTGTtattcaattttggttttgataaATTGGAATTGGTGTAATAGGAATCATTATGTGATGATGTGCTTGattattgtggatgcaaatttccgctgtatgttaatttgacaaaaatgcacctgcaaaattaTAACACCTtcgattaaggccaaaagcctcacccGCCCACGATGAACGGcagggctttggccgaagaatctctcATACCaaagttattatttttaaaagaatGTATTTTTAGGAGTTTTTGGGCAGCAAAATGGTTTAGCATTTTAGTGGGATACgtggggtatttataggagggTGACCGGCCATACACCTTCTTCATGGGATTATTTTTGTTCCTTCTCATTCAGGTTCAAATTCACTGAAAATGTCATGGCAATTGCATTTTCAGCTTTCTAGTCCCATACACCTTCTTCATCAAATATAACACTGTTTGACACAAAAACCTTCTTGATTGCTAAGTTACAAACTCTGTAACCTTTCACAACTTCACATAACCAACAGAGATCTCTTTCACAGAAGTTTTATCCAGTTTTATCTCAGTTGTCCAGGAACATGATTGTAACAAATGCAGCCAAACACTCTGAGATGTTTTATTCTTGGCTTTCTACCACTAAATGCATCAAATGGATTCTTGTCCTACAAAGCTTTAGTTGACATCTATTTAGAAGATATACTGCAGTGTTAGAAGCTTTTCCCCAAAAATCAAAAGGTAGATTCTTATGAAGTAACATGCCTTTAGCCATTTCAATAATGGTCATGTTCTTCCTCtcagcaacaccattttgtttaGGGGAATAAGCCACTGTCAGTTGCCTTTCAAGGCCTAGATCATCAcagaagctttgaaactctagaGAAGTATATTCTCATCCTCAGTCACGTCTCGATTTGTGAATTTGATAACCACTTTCAAGCTAAACCATAGCTTTATAGCTTTTAAATACACATAATACGCCTGACTTAGGCTTCAAGAAATATAGTCAGCACATTCTGGTATGGTCATCAATAAATATCAGAAAGTGTCTATTTCCACCAAGTGTAGCGACCTGCATAGGACTACATACATCAGAGTGTATCAACTCCAATGGCTTATTTGCTCTCCAAGTCATTTCCTTATTGAATGCCTCTCAGTGATGTTTTCCTACAATGCATCCTTTAGAGACaacatttgatttcttcaatttagaTAGGCATAATACCATTTCCTTATTAGCCAACATATGCAAACTCTGAAAATTCAAGTGACCAAATCTTTTGTGCCACTCTCAAGAGTCTTCTTCAGCTATTGCTTTCAATGCAGATGGCATTATATCCTTCATGATGAGAGGAAAACATATGTTTCTTGTGATTTGTACGGCGACCACATGTCTTTCAAGGCTTCTATCTTTAAATATTTCAACTTTATCATCTCTAAACAATAAGAAATATTCATGCTCTAGCATTTGGCCTACACTTAGCAAGTTTTTATCTAAATCAGGAACAAGCATAACCTCTTTGATATGCCTCGTACTATTTTTGGTTTCAATCACCAAGGTTCCTTTTGCAATAGCTTGTAATATCTGTATGTTTCCCATCTTAAGCCATGCagtgccacttagtactacagtctagtggtatttctcttcacttttaACCATTATTCTTAAAATCCtcgcctagcgccgcctaggcactaggctGCTGGCCACCGCCCTGATTAATGCctaagcatttgaaaattaagaaagggtgcCTAGACTTGATGAGGCACCCACCTAGACTACCTAGGCACCTACCAAGGTTGCGACTACttaaacagaaaatagataactttcattttctattttacttttttcaataaattggaagagacttgttgaatagtTAAATGAACAAACACTACATGCTTgtttcccatgttttcattatgttctaatacttcataattatatgtcattctattttgtagtttatgatgaaattatatatattttaagtgaAAACgggacacttatttacacgaaatataatagatttacttaaatccacctagGCACCTAGACaacctagccgcctaggcgctagactCCAGCCCGACGCCCGACTAGAgcctaacgttttttagaaccttgcttgtaagtgagaggtcctagatttgattctcgtcaaaggtgaatttgaacctcATTATTGTTTGCCCATTCTGAAGATAAGAACATCTCATCCCCCTTAGTGTATAAATAATATcggttgtttaaaaaaaaaaaagtcatgtaGTCACATTTCTGTTTTCATCAATCAACATCGACTCATGTAAATTCATGTGATTGCTATATCCATTATCTATATACCAGACATGTTCATTCTTGACAGTTGTTACGGAATCGCAAGCAAAGAACATACTAGTGCCTTTTTCCCCCTCCTTGACATAATGAACCAGTTTGACCATTTTACTCCTACAATCTTTGGCAATATGCCCAAACTTATCACATTTGTGACACTTTGGATTTAAACCAGCAATCACCAAAATGTAAATTGGCACAAATCTTGCAATCTCCTTTACTACCATTGTTCTTTACAATCACATTTGGCTTCTCATTTTGTTTCACATAGTGTTTCTTCTACTACTTATTCTTCCAAGGCTTCTTGCCTTTATAACCACCAACTTGTGAGTTCTCTTTTGGTTGAATACTTAGGCTACTAAATGCTCTTTCATTCACTTTTCCATCTTTAGCATGTCTCATTCATCTTTGCTCAAAACCTTTGGGTGTTGTTGTAGACTCAGTTGGATCAATCTCACTGATTTTCTTTGTACCCTCAATAAAAGATACAATAGTAACATAAGTAGGAGTTAGGCTAATGTACAGCTTCTCTaccataattttatttaacaaatCCCCTCCGTGCATTTTCATTTGACTCACCCAAGCAAGCAATCTAGTCAAATAATCAAACAGAGATTCACCATTACTCATTCTAGCATTCTCAAAATCAAGACGAATACCTTGTAATTTCATTGCCATGACCTGATAATCGCCTTTGTATTCCTGCTTCAACATATCCCAAGCTTTGTTAAATGTCTCCTGATTTGCAATCCTGAAAAAAATCCCGTCACTCATTGTACTTTGAATTAACCTCAGGGCTTTTGCATATCTGGAAATAAGATCCTGAGCAACAATCAGCTACTTCCcatccatttgcttctcataTGAGGGAAGTTCATAGCCATTTTCAGCATAACCCAAAAGATTGTGAGACTTGAATATAGTCATCATTCGACACACAAAAGTTATTGAAGATCAGATCCAGATCCAGACATTTTGTTCTTCAATTTACTTGAGCTCTTAGTTGAAAGCTCAAAGAACATTTCTCAGATCATGCCCCTTGATTCAATTCGAACctagctctgaggccatgttagtgtgTTTAGGGGTGATGAACTCGATTTTTAGTAGGATTTAACTCATGAAATCACTAAGAATGTGATCGCTGAATTGTAGAGAAATGGAAGAAAGAAGGTCACCAATGTAATCTATCAAGAATATATCTACATTGGATTCTCTCGTTCTCTAAAATCTGTTCAAAAGAGAGCATGAGGAGCGTGTGATATAGCTGTTTCTAGGCATCACACCTCAATAACAACGGCACACATGAGTTGCACATGATCAAATTAAATCAGTTATAAAACAAGACATGCGGCACAATCTACACCATTCAGATGTTATAATCGTGGCCATCCATTAGAAACTTTGCGAACTTAAACTTCAAAAAAAAtcctgagattttttttttggtcaaactatagatttgttagattagatgttagattaaggAGCCGACAGGGTTTGAACTTGTTgtaaatattttcgataaggATGCTACTTCTCCTACAACAAATCACATAAAATAATATTAGTATATCACAATTTTATCACCtcaatttattaaataaaataaaccaaataaaataaaatacttaaCTTTTGTAGGTAGAGAACGTTCTTTGTCGATCCTCAATTAGAATAAGATTTTAGGTTGAGGTGTGTAGTCACTGTCCTTAAGAGTAGATTTTGCCCCTCTAAGACAATGTCTCGGTGTAGCAGGTTATGACACCCTACCATCCACGATACAACAACCTATAATCATCGTAAGCGTACACTCGCAATACTTGGATCGTACGAACAACTTGATTTTCCTTTGGCATATGAGAGATGAAATTATAATAGCATTTGAGAGAATACAATAAATCAAGAAAGCAGAGGAAGGTGGGATTCCTTTAACTAGGTGAGGTTTGTAGGAAAGAAAATATTTGAAGTCCAATAGCAAAAGGAGTAGTCTAGGTAAAGATCAACATAATCCTTACAACATGAAGAGTTGTTTTTATATAGAACATGAGAAAGGTAAACATGATCCTTGCGCAAAGGTCGTGAAAAAAGATCTCGTGTGACGAAGAAGTGCACATTCGTTGCATGAAAGGTATACGGACAAAGGCTTTCGTCGCATGATATAAAAGGGTACAAGCGTGCTTTGTGACGAGAATTTCTAGAGACGTCTAAAATTCGTCTCAAAaatctttgcgcgacgaaacatGTAACACGCGCATGGTTTTGCACGTCGACATGTCTGCGTCGCGCAAgtgtaatttttaataaaaaataataataataagtagaataaaaggaatattattaaaaatatatatttcatacaattgacaaaaaaaaaacaaattaatgaataaaaaacaatttttttataatataaataaaaatatacatacaaatacaaagtttaaaaagaaagagggaacaaaaactatgaaaaaaaataaggaataatCTATAAGCAAGTCATTTAGAGGTGCTTGGTAATCTTGCTACTAGAAGAAGGTGGGGTAAGGGACGGGGTCGGAGGTCGACAGGCCTGATTGCTGTGTATGCACGGTGTGGAGGGGCTCTGATGGTGGTGGTGCAGAAAAAATGGGGAGACAGATCCCGGAGGAACTGAGGGTTGTACAAGCAATGACATTTAAGACATGTACGATGCAAGCTCACTCCTCATGCTAGCGACTTCCTGCGACAAATCCGTAACCTAGCCCTTCGACTGCGAGGATGAAGATTCTCTACTCCCCCGCCACCTAGCATTTCCCATCCCCCGACAATATGTCCCTTGCGTCCGACCAAAAGTGTGGTTAAACATCTCTGTAAGGATGTGAAACCCCACATCTTCAGGGGGATCCAGAGACTCGATTGGCCTGTCCAGGGGAAGCTAGGAGGTGAACTCCTGAAGCGACTAACCCTTCTCCACCATAGTCGCCTGTGAAAAAAACATGGATTATTAatagaaaaatatttgaaataatTAGTATAAATCTTTAATGCATAAGAAATTGCATACATGAAGTGACTCGGTCAACTTATCCCAGGCCGAACATAAATGTTAGCAAAGACGTCGATCTCCAGGAATTTTGAACCTTCCTTAAAtagaaaaagataaggaaaattttagtacgaaaacaaacaaaaaaaattattagcgaCATCTTAAAATTGGAAATAAATGCTGTAATATATACCTTCCGCCACGCCTCCATCCTATATGAGAACGGCCTTGAACCCGAATGGTGGAAAATAGTCTTCTTCTCCCGATTGCCCTTGTTTGCCTTCGCCTTCTTCTATTATACACAAAATAAACATATTAGTTGTAATATTTaaagaacataaaaaatttaaaaacaatcaTAATAAACATTAGTAAAACATTTTAAAAGTAACATGAAAGAAGTCCTAATTAAAAATGCACCACATAGCCCGGCTCCTGAAAATAACCGCAAAGCCATCCCAATTATCTTGTCGGTCTTCAAGCTCGTTAAAGCAACCCTCCTCGAGAGTGACCTACGGATCACTAAACATCTCGAAATACTGGTGCAAGTCACTCTTCACTGCTTATAGTGTTCAGAGTATAGCCGATTGAGGTACGCCAACATGTCCTCGTTGATGTCATCCAAATTGTAGTTTGTCTACATGTAACAAATATTATGAAAGTATTAGTAATAAAAGACATTaataaatacaaaatatataaattttagatGAAAAGCATTAAAAAGGCAAAAATACTTACTAACAATTGATTGCGCACCGTGTTCTTCACCTTCTCCAGCATTGCCTTCCAAGACTTCCATCGCATAGGGCAAAAGGTCCGCACGACGTGCCCAATGTCATGGGCCAATGCACTATGCTACTCCGTCGTTGGTGCTGTCCGATGTCGCTCATCATATCTGATTGTGATACGATCGTTGGTCAACCGGGTGACCTTCGCCGTCTTCATTTGCCGACAAGGTCCTCGGGTGTTTTTCTTGGCTGcgaagaaatgaaaaattaacgtcaacccaaaactaataacaaatcatactaaaatttctgCATAACCTCCCTATAatgaaaacatttccaaaaccctgaaaatgacataaacaatatacatatccaacacaatgatcACAACAATTTAATAATAGGTTCGAAACGATGACaacaataaacaatatatatatataagataactttttaatccttaaatgACATAAGATAACTTCGGATGgtcccaatatatatatataagataaCTTCGGATGGTCCCAATATAAAAgctccaaataaaaaaaacaagtgcTAATTGCCTAGTCTATAAGACTATAAAACTCCATGTGCCTCTATCcatttgaactgtagaatagtTAAAATTCAAGTAAAAATTGGAACTAGGCTGAAAGCATGCTATTCATATGCAGCATCACTGATGCAGCATCAGTAGGTGTAGcatcattgatgcaccatcagTAGGTGCATCATCAATAAATGCAGCATCAGTAAATGCAGCATCATAACAGGATGGC
This genomic interval from Malus domestica chromosome 05, GDT2T_hap1 contains the following:
- the LOC139196147 gene encoding uncharacterized protein; protein product: MTIFKSHNLLGYAENGYELPSYEKQMDGKIANQETFNKAWDMLKQEYKGDYQVMAMKLQGIRLDFENARMSNGESLFDYLTRLLAWVSQMKMHGGDLLNKIMVEKLYISLTPTYVTIVSFIEGTKKISEIDPTESTTTPKGFEQR